The following are encoded in a window of Dysidea avara chromosome 4, odDysAvar1.4, whole genome shotgun sequence genomic DNA:
- the LOC136253857 gene encoding uncharacterized protein has product MLSLFVVLTLMVCIGWLLLVDAKLHQPPVVNSSKLVTTDLFDAVKFHHKKLRKARNVDDHQDGHYVIIMKNESNSIASHIIGDLTDATDDPNNPVDSRNVKVQDNTGSGMYVYILDTGINYDHVVFGGCASFGEYDESGGRGDDGHSHGHGTRCAGLAVGRLTGVAWGARVCSIKVLGCTLSGLFSYITAGINHVIGCVRQTGRRSVISMSLIGPITPAVNIVM; this is encoded by the exons ATGTTGAGTTTATTTGTAGTACTAACTTTGATGGTTTGCATTGGTTGGTTGTTGTTAGTTGATGCAAAACTGCACCAGCCACCGGTTGTGAATTCATCAAAACTAGTCACCACTGATTTGTTtgatgctgtgaagtttcatcACAAGAAATTAAGAAAGGCTAGAAATGTAGATGATCATCAAGATGGCCACTACGTCATCATAATGAAGAATGAAAGTAACTCAATAGCTTCACATATTATAGGTGACCTCACTGATGCCACTGATGATCCTAACAACCCAGTAGACTCCAGGAACGTGAAAGTACAAGACAACACTG GTTCTGgcatgtatgtgtacatacttGATACTGGAATCAACTATGATCATGTGGTGTTTGGAGGATGTGCATCATTTGGTGAATATGATGAGTCTGGTGGTCGAGGAGATGATGGTCATAGTCATGGTCATGGTACTCGCTGTGCAGGATTGGCTGTTGGGAGATTAACCGGAGTAGCATGGGGGGCTAGAGTATGCAG CATCAAGGTGCTGGGTTGCACACTATCTGGGCTCTTTTCCTACATCACTGCTGGCATCAATCATGTTATTGGATGCGTCAGACAAACTGGAAGAAGATCAGTAATTTCAATGTCTCTTATTGGACCAATCACTCCAGCTGTTAACATTGTAATGTAA
- the LOC136252122 gene encoding uncharacterized protein has product MWLTKLTIIACLLLAMGYAKRTRLTGRPAKPVPEPETNPMESGCLAEMQTQQEFMIQSNLPRRFLVVAHKGSRRMFGRTFDNVNGLSNIKIAAAGDSYNITNGISVITTTSDGAEQILKNKNVERVEEDKPMCVDLLKPDNETETDNGRSRRSFEPDEICWNIDRLDERSLPLDGDYCPPVQGNGVDVYIFDTGIRYSHQVFGGRASFGGYDEFGGRGYDDNGHGTHCAGLAVGRLTGVAWGARVYSIKVLDSQMRGFFSYVINGINHVISRARSTGRRSVISMSLIGPITAPVNDAIREAVANNIVVVTAAGNFRQDSCGFSPSSSPDVINVGAIQEAEDPDSRTPGHQLFWFNSRPDSPGTNYGRCVDVLAPGQWIRSASHRSDRDRDSRSGTSMACPTVAGVVALLLQRFPSYTPAQIKRQLQEEATQGAINMRTYRGGFLPTIIQVETTNRLVYTGKSRQCAAEPDRPSRPPGPTVPTTPAPIPGCYFNGIFYEHNRRMSQNCSSSCICKRGTWKCQPRDCYTDYCQAYSYGHYRTFDGSQYTYLGSCEYVLAKPCDNDDFTITVTQRALDSNSVLIDQVTVTVPSQNLVIVLRGGDNQVILNGRNFAAVDGSMMSVGEVKLEWIGSYPHVTFEDRDLDIFWDDAGSVQVSASKSLRRQLCGLCGFYNGDDSDDYRMRDGTTGSGVRRFARSWLTEDSSGGCRDRRLNNTCSERNMNRAQRECAMLNNAPFDSCHSIVDPKVYIENCESDYCTCVRTRNRDTCSCNVLANYARACAKAGVDVSAWRDVTGCSDDCVGGRVYKECGTLCQSTCDNYQSPPFCSSDCTPTCVCPEGQVLRNGQCIETDQCDAPPPCKGTSLPSSTPFFFERFYLGELEEFIEEGRKRNRVPCHMNTYHDSRDTLFSMIFCSVPDVSQYEIEYGLSQRNLNRRANELRKTHRIHNFVCYNDDKDKSHCVAVFEPVTRRQRRTENTELMINVPYDEYQQRLLILKDQDMRVLRRNIYSSGGDLSVSAIFRSPGYAVSLRDGIDIRGLVQLIERNKERGFFLSDGNARMDGDQVIYSVVFTTQRFGNCDYRVEYNVDAMQLFNREQQYAREGCHITVIIPNTGSLTPQYIAVFWCTD; this is encoded by the exons ATGTGGCTGACTAAGCTGACAATTATAGCTTGCTTGCTATTAGCTATGGGGTATGCAAAACGTACCCGACTAACCGGGAGACCAGCAAAACCGGTTCCTGAGCCAGAAACCAATCCCATGGAGAGTGGGTGCCTTGCTGAAATGCAAAcacagcaagaatttatgatACAGTCTAACCTCCCTAGAAGATTTCTGGTTGTTGCGCATAAGGGGAGTAGACGTATGTTTGGAAGAACATTTGATAATGTAAATGGACTAAGCAACATAAAGATTGCTGCAGCAGGAGATAGTTACAACATCACTAATGGAATATCTGTCATCACCACTACCAGTGATGGAGCAGAGCAG ATATTGAAAAACAAAAATGTTGAACGAGTAGAAGAAGACAAGCCAATGTGTGTTGACTTGCTGAAACCAGACAATGAAACAGAAACAGACAACGGTAGAAGTCGACGGTCATTCGAACCTGATGAAATTTGCTGGAACATTGATCGCCTTGATGAGAGATCTCTACCTCTTGATGGTGATTACTGTCCTCCAGTTCAAG GAAATGGAGTAGATGTGTACATTTTCGATACTGGTATAAGATACAGTCATCAAGTGTTTGGGGGACGTGCATCATTTGGTGGATATGATGAGTTTGGTGGTCGAGGATATGATGACAATGGTCATGGTACTCACTGTGCAGGATTGGCTGTTGGAAGATTAACTGGAGTAGCATGGGGAGCTAGAGTGTACAG TATCAAAGTTTTGGATAGTCAGATGAGAGGATTCTTCTCTTACGTTATTAATGGAATCAATCATGTCATCAGTCGTGCCAGAAGCACTGGTAGAAGATCAGTAATTTCAATGTCTCTTATTGGACCAATCACTGCACCTGTTAATGATGCCATCAGAGAAGCTGTTGCTAACAATATAGTAGTTGTGACTGCTGCTGGAAACTTCCGTCAGGACTCTTGTGGATTTTCACCATCTAGTTCACCAGATGTTATTAATGTGGGAGCAATACAAGAAGCTGAAGATCCAGACTCCAGAACACCTG GCCACCAGTTATTTTGGTTCAATTCACGGCCTGATTCTCCTGGTACCAACTATGGACGATGCGTAGACGTACTTGCTCCAGGACAGTGGATAAGAAGTGCTTCTCACag GAGTGACAGGGATCGTGATTCAAGGAGTGGTACTTCCATGGCTTGTCCCACGGTTGCAGGAGTTGTTGCTCTGTTACTACAGAGATTTCCAAGTTACACTCCTGCACAGATCAAACGACAATTACAAGAAGAGGCTACACAAGGAGCTATCAACATGAGAACATATCGAGGGGGTTTTCTACCAACAATAATACAAGTAGAAACTACTAATAGACTTGTCTATACTGGAAAATCCAGACAATGTG ctgcAGAACCTGACCGGCCTTCCAGACCACCAGGCCCTACTGTACCAACAACACCTGCACCTATACCAG gttgctatttcaatggTATTTTCTATGAGCATAACAGAAGAATGTCTCAAAACTGTTCATCAAGCTGTATATGCAAACGGGGCACATGGAAATGTCAACCAAGAGATTGTTACACTGATTACTGCCAAGCTTATTCCTATGGTCACTATAGAACTTTTGATGGTAGCCAGTACACTTATCTTGGAAGCTGTGAATATGTATTGGCAAAGCCATGTGACAATGATGACTTCACTATAACTGTCACCCAAAGAGCTCTTGACTCAAACAGTGTATTGATTGACCAGGTCACTGTAACAGTTCCAAGTCAAAATCTTGTCATTGTGCTGAGGGGAGGTGACAATCAGGTAATACTTAATGGCAGGAATTTTGCAGCAGTTGATGGTAGCATGATGTCTGTTGGAGAAGTTAAATTAGAATGGATTGGTAGCTATCCACATGTTACCTTTGAAGACAGAGACTTAGACATCTTTTGGGATGATGCTGGTAGTGTACAAGTTTCAGCTAGTAAGAGTTTAAGGAGACAGTTGTGTGGCTTATGTGGATTTTACAATGGAGATGATTCTGATGATTATCGTATGAGAGATGGAACCACAGGCTCTGGTGTTAGGAGGTTTGCTAGATCTTGGCTGACTGAAGACAGTTCAGGAGGTTGCAGAGATAGAAGGCTGAACAACACTTGCAGTGAAAGAAATATGAATAGAGCACAAAGAGAATGTGCCATGTTGAACAACGCTCCCTTTGATTCTTGTCATTCTATTGTTGATCCTAAAGTCTACATTGAAAACTGTGAATCCgattattgtacatgtgttaggACACGTAACAGAGACACTTGTTCTTGTAATGTGTTGGCTAACTACGCCAGAGCATGTGCAAAAGCTGGAGTTGATGTGAGCGCTTGGAGAGATGTAACTGGATGCT CTGATGACTGTGTTGGAGGTCGAGTATACAAGGAGTGTGGTACTCTATGTCAATCAACTTGTGACAACTACCAGTCAccaccattttgttcatctgaTTGCACACCAACTTGTGTCTGTCCTGAAGgacaagtattgagaaatggtCAATGTATTGAGACAGATCAGTGTGATG CACCACCTCCATGTAAGGGAACTTCATTGCCATCCAGCACTCCATTTTTCTTTGAACGCTTTTACCTTGGAGAGCTTGAAGAGTTCATAGAAGAAGGCAGAAAAAGAAACAGAGTTCCTTGCCACATGAACACCTACCATGATAGTCGAGACACTTTGTTCTCAATGATCTTTTGCAGTGTCCCAGATGTTTCACAATATGAAATCGAATATGGTCTTAGTCAAAGGAATTTAAACAGAAGAGCCAATGAGTTAAGGAAAACACACAGAATACACAACTTCGTTTGCTATAATGATGACAAAGACAAATCTCATTGTGTGGCTGTGTTTGAGCCTGTTACAAGACGACAACGGAGAACAGAAAATACCGAACTTATGATCAATGTGCCTTATGACGAATATCAACAAAGACTACTTATTCTAAAGGACCAGGACATGCGAGTCCTCCGTCGTAACATTTATTCTTCTGGTGGAGATCTCTCTGTCAGTGCCATCTTCAGGAGTCCAGGCTATGCTGTCTCCCTTCGTGATGGAATCGATATAAGGGGCTTAGTTCAGTTGATAGAAAGAAACAAGGAACGTGGGTTCTTCCTTTCTGATGGAAATGCTCGTATGGACGGAGACCAAGTCATATACTCAGTTGTGTTTACTACTCAGAGATTTGGTAACTGTGATTACAGAGTGGAATACAATGTCGATGCCATGCAGTTGTTTAACAGAGAGCAGCAATATGCCAGAGAAGGTTGCCACATCACTGTCATCATCCCTAACACTGGAAGTCTCACTCCTCAATATATTGCGGTCTTCTGGTGTACTGACTAA